The Delphinus delphis chromosome 2, mDelDel1.2, whole genome shotgun sequence genome contains a region encoding:
- the PIF1 gene encoding ATP-dependent DNA helicase PIF1, whose protein sequence is MTRLSVLTSIPPVMTPALRSFCRPAELVAMLSGTQAVAAECADAELRCRVAVEELSPGGQPRRRQALRTAELRLGRNERRELMLSLQAPGPAGRPRCFPLRAARLFTRFAASGRSTLRLPADGAPRTGAVQLLLSDCPPDRLRRFLRTLRLKLAAAPGPGPASARTQLLGPRPRDFVTISPVQPEELRRAAATWVTDSTPVKQPTEPRSGAKPSTEVPRWPLPVKKLSLPPTKPELSREQAAVLRVVLKGQSIFFTGSAGSGGQSGCGENSGVLGWRRSGPDFAFCPGTGKSYLLKRILGSLPPTGTVATASTGVAACHIGGTTLHAFAGIGSGQAPLAQCVALAQRPGVRQGWLNCQRLVIDEISMVEADLFDKLEAVARAVRQQNKPFGGIQLIICGDFLQLPPVTKGSQPPQFCFQAKSWRRCVPVTLELTEVWRQTDKTFISLLQAVRLGRCSDEVTRQLRATAAHRVGRDGIVATRLCTHQDDVALTNERQLQKLPGEVHSFEAMDSDPEQARTLDAQCPVSQLLQLKLGAQVMLVKNLAVSRGLVNGARGVVVGFEAEGRGLPQVRFLCGVTEVIRADRWMVQATGGRLLSRQQLPLQLAWAISIHKSQGMSLDCVEISLGRVFASGQAYVALSRARSLQGLCVLDFDPMVIRCDPRVLNFYATLRQDRGLSLESPDDDEAASDQENVDPNL, encoded by the exons ATGACCCGTCTCTCCGTCCTGACCTCTATACCACCTGTGATGACCCCTGCGCTCCGGTCTTTTTGCAGACCTGCAGAGTTGGTGGCGATGCTGTCGGGCACCCAGGCAGTGGCAGCGGAATGCGCGGACGCGGAGCTGCGGTGCCGTGTTGCTGTGGAGGAGTTGAGCCCGGGCGGGCAGCCGCGAAGGCGCCAGGCCCTGCGCACCGCGGAGCTGAGACTGGGTCGTAACGAGCGCCGCGAGTTGATGCTGAGTCTGCAGGCGCCCGGGCCCGCGGGGCGGCCGCGGTGCTTTCCCCTGCGCGCCGCGCGCCTCTTCACGCGCTTCGCCGCGTCCGGGCGCAGCACTCTGCGGCTTCCCGCCGACGGCGCTCCCCGGACCGGCGCGGTGCAGCTGCTGCTCTCCGACTGCCCCCCTGACCGCCTGCGCCGCTTCCTGCGCACTCTGCGCCTCAAGCTGGCCGCGGCCCCAGGTCCCGGGCCGGCCTCCGCCCGCACGCAGCTGCTTGGCCCGCGGCCCCGCGACTTCGTCACCATCAGCCCGGTGCAGCCCGAGGAGCTGCGGCGCGCGGCGGCCACCTGGGTCACGGACTCCACGCCGGTGAAGCAGCCCACGGAGCCCCGGTCCGGGGCCAAGCCCAGCACC GAAGTCCCAAGGTGGCCCCTGCCTGTGAAGAAGCTGAGCTTGCCCCCCACCAAACCAGAGCTTTCCAGGGAACAGGCTGCTGTGCTGAGGGTTGTCCTGAAAGGCCAGAGCATTTTCTTCACTGGGAGTGCAGGTAGTGGGGGGCAGAGTGGGTGTGGGGAGAACAGTGGTGTGCTAGGATGGAGGAGAAGTGGCCCTGACTTTGCCTTCTGCCCAGGGACGGGGAAGTCTTATCTGCTGAAGCGTATCCTGGGCTCACTGCCTCCCACAGGCACTGTGGCCACTGCCAGCACTGGGGTGGCAGCCTGCCACATCGGGGGTACTACCCTCCATGCCTTTGCAG GCATTGGCTCGGGTCAGGCTCCCCTGGCCCAGTGTGTGGCCCTGGCCCAGCGGCCAGGTGTGCGGCAGGGCTGGCTGAACTGCCAGCGGCTAGTCATTGATGAGATCTCCATGGTGGAAGCGGACCTATTTGATAAGCTGGAGGCCGTGGCCAG AGCTGTCCGGCAGCAGAACAAGCCATTTGGAGGGATCCAGCTCATCATCTGTGGGGACTTCCTGCAGCTGCCGCCTGTAACCAAGGGATCCCAGCCCCCGCAGTTCTGCTTCCAG GCCAAGAGCTGGAGGAGATGTGTCCCAGTGACCCTGGAGCTGACTGAGGTGTGGAGGCAGACAGACAAGACCTTCATCTCTCTGCTGCAAGCTGTGCGGCTGGGCAG GTGCTCAGATGAGGTCACCCGCCAGCTCCGGGCCACAGCTGCCCACAGGGTGGGGCGAGATGGGATTGTGGCCACGAGGCTCTGCACCCACCAGGATGATGTGGCCCTTACCAACGAGAGGCAGCTGCAGAAACTACCAG GTGAGGTACACAGCTTTGAGGCCATGGacagtgaccctgagcaagcCCGGACCCTGGATGCCCAATGTCCCGTTAGCCAGCTCCTTCAGCTAAAGCTGGGGGCTCAG GTGATGCTGGTGAAGAACTTGGCAGTGTCTCGGGGCCTGGTAAATGGTGCCCGAGGGGTAGTAGTTGGGTTTGAAGCCGAGGGGAGAG GGCTGCCCCAGGTGCGGTTCCTGTGTGGAGTCACCGAGGTCATCCGTGCAGACCGCTGGATGGTGCAGGCCACTGGGGGCCGGCTTCTCAGCCGGCAGCAGCTGCCCCTCCAGCTGGCCTGGGCCATATCCATCCACAAGAGCCAG GGCATGTCCCTGGATTGCGTGGAGATCTCTCTGGGCCGTGTGTTTGCCAGCGGCCAGGCCTATGTGGCCCTTTCCCGGGCCCGCAGCCTGCAGGGCCTATGTGTGTTGGACTTTGACCCCATGGTGATTCGCTGTGACCCCCGTGTGCTGAACTTCTATGCTACCCTGCGGCAGGACAGGGGCCTCAGCCTG GAGTCCCCAGATGATGATGAGGCAGCCTCAGACCAGGAGAACGTGGACCCGAACCTTTGA